Part of the Fusarium musae strain F31 chromosome 3, whole genome shotgun sequence genome, GGGAATGCTAAACAAGGATGCATACACTCCTGACTTTGTTCGTTATGCCCGGGTATGTTTTGAGCGCTTCGGCGACCGTGTCAAGAACTGGATCACATACAATGAGCCTGGCGTCTATTCCCTCGCTGGTTATGCCGCTGGAGTACACGCTCCAGGAAGGTCCAGCTTTCGTGATCGCAATGAAGAAGGGAACAGCAGCACAGAACCCTTCATCGTCAGTCACACGGAGCTTGTGTCGCATGCCTACGTAGCCGACATGTATAAGCGCGAGTTCAAACCCAAGCAAAAAGGCATTATCATGATTACCCTTCATGGTAATTGGTCTGAGCCATGGGATGTCGATGATCCGCTAGACCAGGAAGCTTCGGAACGAGCAAGAGAGTTTGAGATCGCCTGGTTCGGTGACCCTTTGTACAAGACTGGTGATTATCCAGAGTCAATGCGTGCGCAGCTAGGTGACCGTCTTCCGAGATTCACACCAGAAGAAAGCAGGCTTGTATTGGGGAGTTCAGAGTCTTATGGGATGAACTCGTACTCAGCTTTCTACGTCCGTCATCGCGACGGACCTGCTGATATTAATGACCACTTGGGCAATGTTGAaaagcttgatgagaataAGAAAGGAGAATGGCGAGGACCCATGAGCGACACATACTGGCTGCGAACTACTCCCTGGGGCTGGGCTAAGTTACTCCGCTGGATCTGGAACCGCTATGGCATACCCATCTACATTACTGAGAATGGTACTACGGCGCAGGGTGAGCATGGCTGGAAGCCAAAAAGTCCCGACGATGTTTTGGAAGACTCCTTCAGGGTTGACTTTTACAAGAGTTACCTCACAGAAGTCGCCAAGGCATCACAGGAGGGTATTGTAATCAAGTCATATTTTGGGTGGACTTTTACTGATAACTGGGAATGGGCTGCTGGTTTCTCAGATCGCTTTGGTGCAACGTGGATTGATTTTGAGTCTGAAGATAAGACGAGGTATGCTAAGAGGTCTGGGTACTTCCTTGGGGCGTTTCTTAATCATCTCATTAGCAAGAATTGAGATAGTAACgcttttaagatttttagtGTTTAACCTGATTGCAACAGGTGGTCTGATTACAAGTCAAGCCCGTGACTGTCCGTCCTCGCCGTATTTTGGATGGGTCTCGTAGCGCTGCCTGCATTCCAGGCGGATGGAATGTGGTGACCTATAACGCAAAGAGAAAATGCCTCCCTTGCAAGCCTTTAGCCACAAATGGGCTGGCATGGACCGATATCCTTACAACTGGGCGACCAAGTCTTCGGTGAAAATATAAGCTTCTAGCCAGAAGACCCATATCGTCAATCAAGGAATGGAGGCATACAGAGCATCTGGAGACATTTGGATGTCTGCAATGATATTCAAGGGATTCGGGTTCCTGTCATACTGACCAATTGGCGAGACACACGATATAGTAGAGACGCATCAACGCTGTCATCTTTGTGGCGCCAGCAAATGGGCCTGCCTAGAGGATATTCCAAACCTATAGTCTTAGTCTATTTCAGTAATACTGGCCGGATCCGCCGAACGGGCTTGGGAAAAAAAACGGAACAGAAATTGGTCACGGAATATTTAACAAATTTAGCATTAATCCCCTGTCCCGCTCTGCAGCTAGTTCCTCTAAGCAATGAACTAGAAACTTAATTATCCAGTAATGAGACAACgatatagataattaaaaGGGCTAGACTTTCAGTTCTGATAAGGTCAAAGTCTAGACTCTTAGTTCTGCAAGCCCGGTTTAGTAGTCCAAGCTGAGTTCAGGACATGAGGTGTTTTTGCATTGCTTTGGGTTAACATTATGATTAATAGAGATAGGTTTAGGCCCCCTAATCTAAGTAGGTATTACTTGAACATTCCATAGGGCACTGCATTTAGCATTTTaggtaaatatatatatatcctttcttCAAATGAACTCTGCTTTTTAATTGCACTAAAGTTTACtgaatatttattttataaattacgTTATTTAAAATGGATGTATTAAAGAGAGTTTTACTACTGCTTTTCATTACATCGGTATGCGCCTTTCCAGCTGTTGGTAGCCTTGAAAGAGGAGACATTCTGGAGCCAAGAGCAGGTATATAAGCACAGTCGGATTGAAAGAACTTGACTAACATTCCTTTTTCGCCATAGGGCTAttttgccaagcttcagaCCCCGACAACAAAGCTTTCAAGAGTAATGCAGTTGCTGGATCTGCATTCTGCTCAACCTACATTCGAAAAACTACAACTACCACTATAACTCCTACTTCAACTATTACTTCCACTCAGACCGCACTGGCAACAACTACGGCAACTGTATTCACTACCGTTTTGACTACATCCTCTATTAGCACCTTTACTACCTCAACAAAAAGAGGATCAACTTTAATCACACTGACCAAAACTGCCCTTGTCACGGATACGATAACTGAGACATTTACAGCCCAGGCAACAAAGCGAGTCACTAACACAGTAACAAAGACAACGCCCATCACAATTACATCTCACAGCAGCAAGACCGTCACTGTAGCATCTACAACGACTGCTacaattaatattaatactacagTCACAAAGCTCGTAACCAATGCTCTGACCAATTTTATCACTGGCAAAACTACCCTTTGGGTGACGTAAGTACATACGATGCACATTGAtgtttaaagctaataatcaCTTATATAGCACTACGTGAGCTTGGGCTGCGATGAGTCTCTggaaagttataattaaccATACATAGGGCATCTGCTCCAGTAGTAACCTCGGACCCAAGTATGTTCTTCTATTGGTAGTGATTGATCTAATGACTTACGGGAATTCAGCCACGATTTACTGCAAAATTCGAGGTTATGTCAAATCCTCCGAATATATTCTTTTCCACCAGAATCCCTTTCCTAACATTGGCTTCTCTACCTGTAAGAGCTATTGCTTAGACCAACAGGACAAAATTCCAGTTTACGGTTTCGGCTTTACTTCTACTGGTTGTTACTGCTATAGCGAGCCAGTGTAAGTAGCTCTCTTTTGACCTTGTCTCTGATCGTTGGATTTATAACTAATTGAATTTTAGATCAGATGCAATTGAGCCCAACAAGGAACAGGTGGCTACAAACTATGATATGTCCTGTGATTTTGCAGACCAGGTTAGTAAAACCTTCGTATATGGAGACAGCCAGCAGACGTTAACGTTTCTCGAGAATGGTTCCCAGCCTGTCAAGCGGGAAGTACAGGAGCGTGCTGCCAAGACTACACCAgtgccaagcttcttgcccAACAAAACGCCCAGTGTCGTCAGCAGTGCCTGTTCTTGCTTAATCACCAAACCTGCTGCTCGCCAGACCTTCAGCGTTTTTGCCAACCCCACGACTATCCAAGCTACAATGACGACAACCAAGGTGGTAACgatcaacaagaagaagactacTCTCTCTACGACACGTCAGACTGTTACCTCAACAGTTTTGACCACTTTGATAGCGACAGGAACTCAAAGTGTAACCAGAACTCAGCATACAACCAGTACTATTACCAAGCCGGTTACTGTCTTTATCACAAACTTTAATACAGTTACTGTAGTACAGACTGTTACTTCTTCTACAGTTAAGACTGATACTATCCCTGTTACCAAGGTTAATACCATCCCTTGGACTCGCCTTAGCACTGTCCTTGTTACCAAGGGGCTCACCACTACGGTCGTGCGAACTGCTCCGACTCCGCAAACCGTCACGTCTACTGTTACGCAGGAAGGGTCTATCAGTACTTATGTCCCCGAAATCACAATTTGGGGTACTGACGAGCCCGATTCCACGACCGAAGATGCTACGAGTACACGTCCGATTATACCATCTCCAAATTCATCTTTCAGTATGACTGCGGAAACACCTGTTACACCTTCAAAGTCCGGTACGTCTATGGTCGCAGCTGCCACCACTTCAAGCTCGAGTACGTCCACGACTACTCCTGGCTGGCAGCTGTTAGACAATAACGCTGCGGCTATCAGTATTGTTGCTGACGGCTCCGACCTCTACCAGCTCCATAGCTCTGGATTGATCTGGTTCTACACAGGTACCCCTATTACCGGTTGGCGATTGTTGGGCAATAAGGCTTCAACCACTAAGATTGATGCATCAAAGGGTAATCTCTACCAGCTTCGCAATACTGGTGAGATCTTCAGATATACCGGTACTCCAGTCACGGGTTGGCAGTTGGTAGACAACAACCCTGCCGCCCTCGACATCGTAGCCAGCGGTAACGACCTATACCAACTCCACGAATCAGGTTTCGTCTATAAATACATGGGAACTCCTTTAACTGGATGGCAACAGTTGAGCAACAGCAAGAATACCTTCAAAATTGCCGCTTCCGGTGGAAATCTCTACCGACTCGACAATGACGGCACTATCTGGAAGTACAATGGAGTGCCCCTCACTGGATGGGACAAGCTGAGATCCTCAGACTCAGGGATCAAGGATATTGTGGCACGCAATGCTGACCTCTATGAGCTTGATAATGATGGAAATATCCGGCAATATACTGGCGTTCCGATGACCGGCTGGAGGCAACTAGATAACAACTTTCGGACGATACAGATCGCTGCCGGAGCTGGAGGATTCTATCAGCTTCACAACTGGGGGGCTATCTGGCTATATACTGGCACGCCTATCACTGGCTGGAAGCTACTGGATGCAAACGCTACCTCTACCTACATTACGGCAGGAGACTCACTCTACCAGCTTCGCACCACTggttatatttttaagtataaccCATAGGTTCATCAATTGGCGATTCCATGGCTGCGCCAGTATTCGGTATCGAAAGTCGGGGCTCAAAGGGACCTGATTGACAGAGGATGGACTGAGGGAGGATGCATGGTATAAGAGCATGATATAGGCGGCCAACAGTGGGAACTTGATTCTCGTCCATTTAAAACTAGACTGCTCGTTCAGCCATTCGTTAGATCGTTCGTTATCAATCTTCTTGAACCTAACACTTACGTGCAAAATGCTAATTGCCGATCTGTATCAAAGGGTACCAATTCAGCGGTAACATCTTGAATCTACAACCATTTTACATTGTACATCTGCAGGGTAGGTAAAGTGGTGACAGGCACCGAAAGCGAggaactaggttctctctgctggaataagctcacagccacaaatctcaactgcaaataacaatTCTAGCctacaacttagacatcaataTCGGAGAGAGCGAGGAACGATGGCGCTACGCCACTGCATTTTAGTATCAATTATCAGCCGTGCATCCGATTACGCTGGCCTCTGTGAGCTGCATCTAGTTAGACTATGCTAAAGCAATAAAACCTCAGTGCAACGATTGATCTTAAACTGCTCAGAAATATGTTGCCATCATAAACAAGAGGCTCTATATTAGTTTTCCGTTCCTATGCCAGGCCGAGCCATTACTTTGGGAAAGCTCAATTTCTCCAAGCCTTTTTCAAGGCCCCAGCATCATGTTCAGCGTCGAGCGCCACTCCATTTTACATTTTATTAGCGATCAAGGCTTGCGCTTGGAATGTGTTTGCATTTGGCATCAAGTGTTCTGGACACAGTGACGTACGCGACAAAAGCTTTGACGTGTAGACAAAATATTATTTCCGGGCCGGCCCTCATGCCCCATCTTGCTTtgatccatcttcttgaaACACGATAATGACTGATCTCTAAGCGCGACTGGCTTCAGCAAAGAAGCAAAATGCTCATATCAGTCGGAATAGTGTGTTCACTGTCCCTATCTCTTTTATGGCCAAGCGCCTTATACTGACATCTTGACAGGCCATCCAAGCAGTGTTACTGGGATTATCACTCTTTACAGTTATTCTTCGAAGCTGGACCAGGCTTTACTATGAGGGGAAGAGGCTCTCTCTTTCCGAGTACTTTGCATGGATGGGCTGGATCTTCGCTTTGGGATGGCTTATAACTTCGACACTCTCTATGCTCATTCTGGTTCGCCATCCCCCGGATGGAGATGGTCTTATCCCTAGCGTCGATTACCAGAAAGTAATTGACTCCGAAAGCTCTAGCCGTCACAAGCTCATTCGTCCTCAACTCTAGATAGTCTGGGTAGCCGAATACTTCTTCGATACAGGAATCTACTGGCCGAAACTCTCCATCCTCGCCTTTTATTGGTATCTCATACCCGATGTCTTCCAATCCTTGAGAGTAACACTATATATAATCACGACATACCTTGTTTGTTGCATGACAATATCAGTCCTAATCAACACTCTGATAGCGAGACCGATATCAGACAATTGGTAAGACTGCTAGAATTGAACCTGTTGTATTAAAACTTAGGGTTAACTCCTCCAGGTCAGTTGAGAACCAGCTGAACTCCGCCTGGAACTCCCTGCCTAATTTTCTGACTCAGT contains:
- a CDS encoding hypothetical protein (EggNog:ENOG41~CAZy:GH1), which gives rise to MCSHQFDESIKGALPRDFIWGFATAAAQVEGAWNKDGKGLSIWDTFAHIPGKVKDGSSGDDAVRSYDLYKTDVEWLRKYKVTGYRFSLSWSRIIPMGGKDDPVNEEGISYYNRLIDELLANNITPFVTLFHWDIPQALEDRYGGMLNKDAYTPDFVRYARVCFERFGDRVKNWITYNEPGVYSLAGYAAGVHAPGRSSFRDRNEEGNSSTEPFIVSHTELVSHAYVADMYKREFKPKQKGIIMITLHGNWSEPWDVDDPLDQEASERAREFEIAWFGDPLYKTGDYPESMRAQLGDRLPRFTPEESRLVLGSSESYGMNSYSAFYVRHRDGPADINDHLGNVEKLDENKKGEWRGPMSDTYWLRTTPWGWAKLLRWIWNRYGIPIYITENGTTAQGEHGWKPKSPDDVLEDSFRVDFYKSYLTEVAKASQEGIVIKSYFGWTFTDNWEWAAGFSDRFGATWIDFESEDKTRWSDYKSSP